A section of the Phaseolus vulgaris cultivar G19833 chromosome 8, P. vulgaris v2.0, whole genome shotgun sequence genome encodes:
- the LOC137825298 gene encoding uncharacterized protein, which yields MGIWDAMVNGTFVPMQVVKGETVMKPWSQWNETEKKKAQYDSLAKNIVTSTLNMDEFFRVSQYNSAKEMWEILEVTREGTDDVKRARKHTLIQEYEFFRMQLEEETMADV from the coding sequence atgggaatttgggatgcaatggTCAATGGAACTTTTGtgcctatgcaggttgtcaaaggaGAAACAGTAatgaagccatggtctcaatggaatgaaactgaaaagaagaaggctcaatatgattcTCTAGCAAAGAATATCGTCACATCTACCTTGAATATGGATGAATTCTTCAGGGTGTCTCAGTACaactcagctaaggagatgtgggaaatATTAGAGGTAACTCGTGAGGGCACAGATGATGTTAAACGGGCTAGAAAGCATAccctcatccaagagtatgaattCTTCAGGATGCAACTAGAAGAAGAGACTATGGCAGATGTGTAG